Proteins co-encoded in one Methylomonas albis genomic window:
- a CDS encoding SPASM domain-containing protein: MTQPQKFSDLLDRHCVHPWADVWINTAGDVTCCTQNRTRFGNIHEQPIEEMWNSDAAQSVRKLIGENKYMAAGCAPECPFLRGAKTEGQMPPPPKEQINLDFDVPEPGTALAKNVATVVDDYQLKRLRVSGLPIYVDTQPILRCNSDCFMCNQEHLSTMEHADPILEKIETLKDTAKVFRWQGGEVFSSKRFFNYLENFDSYCNPDLIKYVITNGSLLTKERLIALTNVENPVYFLVSIDGVTKQTYEKIRVGLSYERVIECLFNLAEIQAKSPSNRILVCWNYVVMNSTLDEMREAIDLAAHLNIDLNFAALQGEFPDENIFRYSLYTPELLIHRFAELQEYSKTKSIAVSGFDGMIYRIKQRQDYLAANQMQSCN; encoded by the coding sequence ATGACTCAGCCGCAAAAATTCTCTGACTTGCTTGATCGCCATTGCGTCCATCCGTGGGCGGACGTCTGGATTAATACAGCTGGCGACGTCACGTGCTGCACTCAAAATCGAACTCGCTTCGGCAATATCCATGAACAGCCTATCGAAGAAATGTGGAATTCTGACGCGGCTCAGTCAGTACGAAAACTAATTGGGGAAAATAAATACATGGCGGCTGGCTGCGCTCCGGAGTGCCCCTTCCTGCGTGGGGCAAAAACCGAAGGTCAAATGCCACCGCCGCCTAAAGAGCAGATTAATTTGGATTTCGATGTTCCCGAACCCGGCACCGCCCTGGCCAAAAACGTCGCAACGGTCGTTGACGACTATCAACTCAAACGTTTGCGCGTTTCAGGCTTACCGATTTATGTGGATACTCAACCAATACTGCGCTGCAATTCCGACTGTTTCATGTGTAATCAGGAACATCTCAGCACCATGGAACATGCCGACCCAATATTGGAGAAAATCGAAACGCTAAAGGACACCGCTAAAGTGTTCAGATGGCAGGGGGGCGAAGTGTTCAGTAGTAAACGTTTCTTCAATTATCTGGAAAACTTCGACTCATACTGTAACCCAGATTTGATCAAGTATGTGATTACCAACGGGAGTTTACTGACTAAGGAACGCCTAATCGCTCTGACGAATGTTGAAAATCCGGTGTATTTTTTAGTTTCGATCGACGGCGTCACAAAACAGACTTACGAGAAAATTCGGGTTGGACTGAGTTATGAACGGGTCATCGAATGCTTATTTAATTTAGCGGAAATCCAAGCCAAGTCTCCTAGCAATCGAATCCTGGTATGCTGGAACTATGTCGTGATGAACAGTACGCTCGATGAAATGCGTGAAGCGATCGATTTAGCGGCCCACCTCAATATCGATTTAAATTTCGCCGCACTGCAAGGTGAATTTCCGGACGAAAATATTTTCCGCTACTCGCTTTATACCCCTGAACTATTGATTCATCGATTCGCTGAATTGCAAGAGTACAGCAAAACAAAAAGTATCGCCGTCAGCGGCTTTGACGGCATGATATACCGTATTAAACAACGTCAAGACTATCTGGCAGCCAACCAAATGCAAAGCTGCAATTAA
- a CDS encoding carbamoyltransferase C-terminal domain-containing protein — MNILGITSGSESGACLFQNGRMVLAVSEERLTRKKFDDHFPALSITWILQESDLSHTDIDLICYGFSLTFADAQAEQTYIDNLLSAETLGDETSRAIIEQRINTERQIDKTKRQAFFTEIRDLFPDTPIYNCSHHQSHQAAAFAPSPFADALVVTADGRGDFKSLTISRANRHNGIQEFYASPSWRSLGYFYGRITHLCGFTANRHEGKVTGLAALGNPKVAQDFIEQIIRLEQGDICPAFGELYTPFFSNYSAALTEHAARFSREDLAAAAQQQLEHIVCRLVETHAKSTGIRQICLAGGVFANVKLNQKIRQLDCVDEVFIYPAMSDSGICAGSVYHYLLENGQSIPEIQQVFLGPDCNLAHYDADLYRRGIKATTDIKPIDRLIGLLERQAVVGLIEGRSEFGPRALGHRSIIASAFDKTMTERINHKLQRDDFMPFAPSIAVDFAERCLENYHPSCLSANFMTLSFPVKAEFAENSPAAIHVDNTVRPQIVTPDTNPFFYALLVAWQRKTGGLCLLNTSFNIHEEPIVNSVDDVIRALEHDAVDLVFTPPNLFLTRSP, encoded by the coding sequence ATGAACATACTGGGTATTACTTCCGGCAGCGAAAGCGGTGCTTGCCTGTTTCAAAACGGCCGCATGGTGCTAGCGGTGAGTGAAGAACGCTTGACTCGTAAGAAATTTGACGATCACTTTCCCGCCCTATCAATTACCTGGATACTTCAGGAGAGTGACTTATCGCATACCGACATTGACTTGATCTGTTACGGCTTTAGCCTGACATTTGCTGATGCTCAGGCCGAGCAAACCTACATCGACAACTTATTATCGGCGGAAACACTTGGGGACGAGACCAGCCGCGCCATCATCGAACAACGCATCAACACCGAGCGGCAAATCGATAAAACCAAACGCCAGGCATTTTTCACCGAGATTCGTGACCTGTTTCCAGATACACCGATTTACAACTGTAGCCATCATCAATCACACCAAGCAGCGGCTTTTGCCCCCTCTCCGTTTGCTGACGCCCTTGTGGTTACTGCCGATGGCCGCGGCGACTTCAAATCACTGACGATTAGCCGCGCCAATCGCCATAACGGCATCCAAGAATTTTATGCTAGTCCCAGTTGGCGTAGCCTCGGCTACTTTTATGGCAGGATCACCCATCTATGCGGTTTTACGGCCAACCGCCACGAAGGTAAAGTGACGGGGCTTGCCGCTCTGGGCAACCCAAAAGTTGCACAAGACTTTATTGAACAAATCATTCGTCTGGAACAAGGAGACATTTGCCCGGCATTCGGCGAACTCTACACCCCGTTTTTCAGCAATTACTCGGCGGCGTTGACCGAACACGCCGCACGCTTCAGTCGTGAGGATCTGGCTGCCGCGGCACAACAGCAACTGGAGCATATCGTCTGCCGCTTGGTCGAGACCCATGCAAAATCCACCGGTATACGTCAAATCTGTTTGGCCGGCGGCGTATTCGCCAACGTCAAATTGAATCAGAAAATCCGCCAACTTGACTGCGTTGACGAAGTCTTCATCTATCCAGCCATGAGCGATAGCGGCATCTGTGCCGGAAGTGTTTACCACTATCTCTTGGAGAACGGACAGAGTATCCCGGAAATACAGCAGGTATTTTTAGGGCCAGACTGCAACTTGGCGCACTATGACGCGGATCTTTATCGGCGCGGCATCAAGGCAACGACGGACATCAAACCTATAGACCGCCTGATCGGATTACTGGAACGACAAGCAGTCGTGGGATTGATTGAGGGACGCAGCGAATTTGGTCCGCGCGCTTTGGGCCACAGAAGCATTATCGCCTCGGCATTCGATAAAACCATGACGGAACGCATCAATCACAAATTACAGCGGGATGATTTTATGCCGTTCGCGCCCAGCATCGCTGTCGATTTTGCTGAACGTTGCCTGGAAAACTACCACCCGTCCTGTTTATCGGCTAATTTTATGACGCTTAGTTTTCCGGTAAAGGCGGAGTTCGCTGAAAATTCACCGGCAGCAATCCACGTGGACAATACTGTAAGGCCGCAAATCGTCACACCCGACACTAACCCGTTTTTTTACGCGTTACTAGTGGCTTGGCAGCGCAAGACTGGCGGACTATGCTTACTCAATACTTCATTCAATATCCACGAAGAACCCATCGTCAACAGTGTGGACGATGTTATCCGAGCACTAGAGCATGACGCTGTCGATCTCGTATTCACGCCACCCAATTTATTTTTAACTCGATCACCATAG
- a CDS encoding class I SAM-dependent methyltransferase, with amino-acid sequence MYSNSELTGQWGMAEFYAEHVHSHIHADPQLTLQKYRSRIHSELAKFGMSIEQLRDKTVLDIGSGWQAIVFQEQGCRQIYHLDINAKHVEFLNSYLARHGIRNVISEHTDISRSLGSAQNIDLAFVAGVYHHLTDREGFLRHLLPKMAKNSDILFRVYRAGTWSRWLVAILRTASVGRLAPEDLLSAYGLLHPFERDNQFVGDLIDDLLTPEWLAFRPQQFNADAQNLAIKCQCFGPEFDFDFSEQDENFRVKWHIENPATSRLGNRMIETGHAHAEAAVTSVSKIADLADKLASLMDSLSNYAKRDAATVLVALYFLVRNHNSTDAFRGEIATATSNLNLEDWRIAQLHASITHFRDWLNR; translated from the coding sequence GTGTACTCTAATTCCGAACTAACCGGGCAATGGGGCATGGCCGAGTTTTACGCCGAACATGTGCACAGTCATATACACGCTGATCCGCAGCTGACTTTGCAAAAGTATCGAAGCAGGATTCACTCCGAACTTGCAAAATTCGGCATGTCTATCGAACAACTCCGCGACAAAACCGTCCTTGATATCGGTTCGGGCTGGCAGGCCATCGTATTCCAAGAGCAGGGCTGCCGGCAGATTTACCACCTGGACATCAATGCCAAACATGTCGAATTTTTAAATAGTTACTTAGCCAGGCACGGCATAAGGAATGTTATCAGTGAACACACCGACATCAGCCGTTCGCTCGGTTCCGCACAAAACATTGATTTGGCCTTCGTGGCAGGGGTGTACCACCACCTGACGGACCGCGAAGGGTTTCTGCGCCACCTTCTCCCCAAGATGGCAAAAAACAGCGACATTTTATTTCGAGTTTATCGAGCCGGAACCTGGAGCCGCTGGCTGGTGGCAATTTTAAGAACGGCCAGTGTCGGCCGTTTAGCGCCTGAAGATTTGCTGAGTGCATACGGGCTCTTGCACCCTTTCGAACGCGATAATCAGTTTGTTGGAGACTTGATCGATGATCTCCTTACCCCGGAATGGCTGGCATTCCGCCCGCAGCAGTTTAACGCCGATGCCCAAAACCTAGCGATAAAATGCCAGTGTTTCGGGCCTGAGTTCGACTTCGATTTTTCGGAACAGGACGAAAACTTTCGGGTGAAGTGGCATATCGAGAATCCTGCGACCAGCAGACTTGGCAACAGGATGATCGAAACAGGCCACGCCCATGCAGAAGCGGCTGTTACTAGCGTATCCAAAATCGCAGATTTGGCAGACAAATTGGCCAGTCTTATGGACAGTCTCAGTAACTACGCCAAGCGCGATGCTGCGACTGTACTCGTAGCCTTGTATTTTTTGGTTAGAAATCACAATAGTACCGATGCATTTCGCGGCGAAATCGCCACCGCCACCAGCAACCTTAACCTGGAGGATTGGCGTATCGCGCAACTACATGCGTCCATCACCCACTTCCGAGACTGGCTAAACCGATGA
- a CDS encoding glycosyltransferase family protein yields the protein MTSRPLRAAIFMPRANSFYISLLFGLKRGLERLGVEVFASVSHYEESCLLEFCHQFKPDLIFEMNRARSALPNLPTPIKHIAWIVDTLGHTVDYYHGSDITYFFGGNWKRAFTASGGLVDWLPPGTCEMSYHFQPTQPLSDFSFVGHIPKPWTEEELSREICIHQQERINFGKLHDELIAHWQTISFENFENVTYLNSAYQLMEERYGYTGEIADQRLRYDLGCRMIRLRNRHQLMSLVMENSSSVRIYGSENWADWPQYRPHYHHFVDHSHELKQIYQSTKLNLHEGVGPHFRVFDAMSAGGLMFVKRTPDDKAEGGILEIFEPFEHYVPFLEHDFTEHANKYLHDAPARQRIVNNAAKQIQAHHTWTHRARKIIKDYYRVL from the coding sequence ATGACTTCGCGACCCTTACGCGCGGCGATATTCATGCCCCGCGCCAATTCATTCTACATATCTTTACTATTCGGTTTAAAAAGAGGTTTAGAGCGGCTCGGTGTTGAGGTCTTTGCCTCTGTCAGCCATTACGAAGAATCTTGCTTACTGGAATTTTGTCATCAGTTCAAACCCGACCTGATCTTCGAGATGAATCGAGCTCGCAGTGCGCTGCCCAATCTACCGACACCTATCAAGCATATTGCTTGGATTGTCGACACTTTGGGCCACACAGTCGATTACTACCATGGCAGTGACATAACCTATTTCTTCGGTGGAAATTGGAAGCGCGCTTTCACTGCGTCGGGAGGGCTGGTCGACTGGTTACCGCCGGGCACCTGCGAAATGAGTTATCACTTTCAGCCCACTCAACCGCTCTCGGATTTTTCGTTCGTTGGCCACATTCCCAAACCCTGGACCGAGGAAGAGCTGTCTCGAGAAATTTGCATACATCAGCAAGAGCGCATCAACTTTGGTAAATTGCACGACGAGTTAATCGCGCATTGGCAAACCATCAGTTTCGAAAACTTCGAAAACGTAACCTATCTTAATTCCGCCTACCAACTGATGGAAGAACGCTATGGCTACACGGGGGAGATCGCCGATCAGCGGCTACGTTATGATCTGGGCTGTCGAATGATTAGATTGCGAAATCGGCACCAACTGATGTCCCTGGTCATGGAAAACTCGTCGTCAGTACGAATCTACGGCTCGGAAAACTGGGCAGACTGGCCGCAATACCGCCCGCACTACCATCACTTTGTTGATCATAGTCATGAACTAAAGCAGATTTATCAGTCCACCAAATTGAATCTGCACGAGGGTGTTGGCCCGCATTTTCGGGTATTTGATGCGATGTCGGCCGGTGGTTTGATGTTCGTTAAACGAACGCCTGACGATAAAGCCGAAGGCGGCATCCTGGAAATCTTTGAACCCTTCGAACACTACGTACCGTTTTTGGAACACGATTTTACCGAGCACGCTAACAAATACCTGCATGACGCCCCAGCGCGGCAAAGAATCGTCAATAATGCTGCCAAACAAATCCAGGCACATCACACTTGGACGCACCGAGCCCGTAAGATCATTAAGGATTATTACCGTGTACTCTAA
- a CDS encoding acylneuraminate cytidylyltransferase family protein, whose product MQINTLIVIPARSGSKGVADKNIKLLGDKPLLSWTATAVSEANLSDCLAILSTDSANYADVAERIGLSAPFLRPADFSTDTASAIQVAEHALDWFLHTYGYLPDWLMWLQPTSPFRSPTIIRQAWSILKSGQAEAVVGCKEIHRDLTTLFRVESGFMQPLDSDKPTQTSRQQSQPLLTPNGAMYLCKTDYLLEHKSFYPPKTVPLVTNAIQSLDIDTEEDWAIAEAYIKQGLV is encoded by the coding sequence ATGCAAATTAACACACTCATCGTTATTCCTGCGCGTAGTGGTTCAAAGGGGGTGGCCGACAAAAATATCAAGTTGCTTGGCGATAAGCCACTACTATCTTGGACTGCCACGGCCGTATCGGAAGCGAATTTATCCGATTGCCTAGCCATTCTATCGACCGATTCCGCAAATTATGCAGACGTAGCCGAGCGAATAGGTTTGTCGGCGCCGTTCTTGCGACCGGCAGATTTTTCCACGGATACTGCTTCCGCTATTCAAGTGGCAGAGCACGCTCTCGACTGGTTTCTACACACCTACGGTTACCTTCCCGATTGGCTGATGTGGTTGCAACCCACTTCGCCATTTCGTTCCCCGACTATAATTCGTCAGGCTTGGTCGATTCTAAAGTCAGGACAAGCGGAAGCCGTGGTGGGTTGCAAGGAAATTCACCGCGATTTGACTACGCTGTTTCGAGTTGAGAGCGGCTTTATGCAACCTTTGGATAGCGATAAACCAACCCAGACATCGCGTCAGCAGAGCCAGCCATTGCTGACACCAAACGGCGCTATGTACTTATGCAAGACCGATTACTTGCTGGAACACAAATCGTTTTATCCGCCAAAAACGGTGCCGCTGGTGACGAATGCGATCCAAAGTCTGGACATAGATACCGAAGAAGATTGGGCCATTGCTGAGGCGTACATTAAACAAGGACTGGTATGA